A part of Streptomyces sp. NBC_01451 genomic DNA contains:
- a CDS encoding Lrp/AsnC family transcriptional regulator, with product MAVDKLDTRILRLLLERPGTSVREYARVLGVARGTLQARLDRLERDGVITGTGPSLSPAALGHPVLAFVHIEVTQGHLDEVGEALAAVPEIVEAFSIAGGGDLLARVVARDNAHLEDVIQALISVPGVVRTRTEVALRERVPHRLLPLVESIGRTASG from the coding sequence ATGGCCGTGGACAAGCTGGACACCCGGATTCTGCGGCTGCTGCTGGAGCGGCCCGGCACCAGCGTCCGCGAGTACGCCCGTGTCCTCGGCGTCGCGCGCGGCACCCTCCAGGCCCGCCTCGACCGCCTCGAACGGGACGGCGTGATCACCGGCACGGGCCCGTCCCTGTCCCCCGCCGCGCTCGGCCACCCCGTGCTCGCGTTCGTGCACATCGAGGTCACCCAGGGCCATCTCGACGAGGTCGGGGAGGCGCTGGCTGCCGTGCCGGAGATCGTCGAGGCGTTCTCGATCGCCGGTGGGGGTGACCTCCTCGCACGGGTCGTGGCCCGCGACAACGCTCATCTGGAGGACGTGATCCAGGCACTGATCAGCGTGCCGGGCGTGGTCCGCACCCGCACGGAGGTGGCCCTGCGCGAGCGGGTCCCGCACCGGCTGCTGCCCCTGGTGGAGTCGATCGGCCGTACGGCCTCCGGCTGA
- a CDS encoding HAD family hydrolase: MSILDTTAVIFDLDGTLVDSEPNYFEASRETLAAYGVTDFTWADQQESVGISTRETVTLWRERYGLSVPVEELLAEKNRRYLELARASTPVHPEMRKFVELLAGEGVPMAVASGSALRTIDAILAGTGLDAYLRTVVSSDEVAHGKPAPDVFLEAARRLGAAPADCVVVEDAAPGSAAAHSAGMRCIAVPYLAAQADAPGFATADLLLRGGQREFTARAAYDWLAGTARQRGPA, encoded by the coding sequence ATGAGCATCCTCGACACCACCGCGGTCATCTTCGATCTCGACGGAACACTCGTGGACAGCGAGCCGAACTACTTCGAGGCGAGCCGCGAGACCCTCGCCGCGTACGGCGTCACCGACTTCACCTGGGCCGACCAGCAGGAGTCCGTGGGCATCAGCACGCGGGAGACGGTCACGCTCTGGCGGGAGCGGTACGGGCTGAGCGTGCCGGTCGAGGAGCTGCTCGCGGAGAAGAACCGCCGCTATCTGGAGCTGGCCCGGGCCTCCACCCCCGTCCATCCCGAGATGCGGAAGTTCGTGGAGCTGCTGGCGGGCGAGGGCGTTCCCATGGCCGTGGCCTCGGGTTCCGCGCTGCGGACCATCGACGCGATCCTGGCGGGCACGGGCCTGGACGCGTATCTGCGGACCGTCGTCTCCTCCGACGAGGTCGCCCACGGCAAGCCCGCCCCGGACGTCTTCCTGGAGGCCGCGCGCCGCCTCGGAGCGGCTCCCGCGGACTGCGTGGTCGTCGAGGACGCCGCCCCGGGCAGCGCCGCCGCGCACAGCGCCGGCATGCGCTGCATCGCTGTCCCGTACCTCGCCGCACAGGCCGACGCCCCCGGCTTCGCCACGGCTGACCTGCTCCTGCGGGGCGGCCAGCGGGAGTTCACGGCCAGGGCGGCGTACGACTGGCTCGCCGGTACGGCGCGACAGCGCGGACCGGCCTGA